TTCTCGCATTTCACGCGCTCAGCGAGGCGAGTATTCTCTATATAGCATAAAGGAGGGTCCGGCCGGGGTCGCCACCAGAAAGGTAAAAAACTTTTCGCAGCTCTGCGTGGGTGGGCGCGGATGACTTAGCGGATTGGCGGAGGAGTGCTGGGGCTACTGGTCAGTCTATCACAGGCATTGTGAGAGTTCTTCTCACGCCTGAGATTCGCCTGATATGATTCGTCACAGTTTCTCTGATCTCGAGATCGCTTTCTCCTGTTACTTTCACGATAATGTCGTACACTCCGTAAAGCATGTGAGCCTCGGCTACGCCCGGTGTCCGGCGGAGCTCCTCTAGAACCTTGCTCTCCTTCCCGATGTCGCAGTTTATCAGAACGTATGCTATCTTTACCATCACAGGTATAGGGTTCTCGGGCTTTTTAAACCCTTGGGCCTTCCCGACTCGGGCCCCCATTTCACCGGGGCCCTTGTCACCGGTCACGAGGCCCCGCTGAGGGGAACCCCTCCCCGCGGCGGAACCGCGGGGGAAACCCCCGAGGGCCGCTTTCCGCGGCCCGGTTGGCCCCGGGGGCGGCTGGAGGCTGGAGCTGGGTCTCTGGCGGTTCCGCGCCGAAGCTGTGCTTCCTCACAGCTTGACCTCTATCCTCACCTCTGGGAGCCCCCAGAACTTCGGCGGTAGCTTGGGCTCGAGGCCGAGCGTTTTGACTGCCCGCAGCCACACGTTGAGGGCGGTGAGCCTCTGCCTATCCATCGTGAGGCCGCAGCGCGGTTAAACCCTCTCCTTCCTGCTCAACCCCCTTCTGGACCCACGCTAGAGATGGGAAAGGGGGTTAAAACGGTGATCCAGCGGCCCGCGAACCTCTTAGCCAGCGCGTCGAGGATCTCCTCCTCACTCCCGTACATCTCCAGCTCCTCTTCGTCCGTCAGCCTGGCGTGCACGAGCATGAGAACCCCTTCACTTCAACCACCAGCTCCTCGTGGGGCCGGAGCCTTACGGCCCGCAGAACCGGCTTGCCCCTCGCAGCTCTGTGGAGATCACGGTGCCCGGAGGCTACCAGTTCACCGGCTCGTACCCCTCAGGCTTGTGCACCAGCACGCTCCCGTCCTGCTTCACAATGATGACGCGCTCCCCCGGCCCAAGCGTCGAAGAGGCATGTAAGCCTCCTCAAGCCTGGCCACGTAGTGCAGGCTCACCCCGTCCTCCAACAACGTGAGAGGCCCAGGAGCTAGCCTGCCCAACTCCCTCACCAACCTCCTCAAGGAGCGCGCCCTCGGGCAGGAGCCCGCCTCCAGGAGCAGCCTGCACTTGAGAGCGAGCTGAAGGCGGCAAGATCCCACTCCCCGACGCTGATAAGGTGCTCGGCGTTCCGCAAGAAGCCCTCAGCCCGCCCGCAGAGGAGCCTTACCTCCTCAAGCGACAGCCGCATCACCCTCATGACCGTCTAGGCTTGATGATTAATTTGCGTGGTGTGCGCGGAACGATGAGGATCGAAAGGCGGCGGTACGCATATAACTATGTAGCTATAAAGTTGAATGGTGATGTTGTTGAAGAGGTACGCGACGATCTCTGTCCCCGCTGAGGTGAAGGAGGTGCTGGAGAAGGCGAAGGGGGACATGGAGTGGGGAGAGTTTCTCCTCAAGCTCTACCTGGAGGCTAGGAGGATCAAGAGGGAGAACGCTTTCAGAGAGCTGGCTGAGCTGCTGAGCGGAGAGGATCTTGAGGCGATCGCCCAGTCATCGGAGGAGTTCAGGAAGGGGTTCGCGCTCGGATGAAGCTGTTTGACACGAGCTGGCTCATCGAGCTGTTCAGGAGGAAGTCGTTCGAGGAGGGCGCGATATCGATCGTGACTTTAATCGAAGTCCTCAGAGGGGTTCCTGCGGGAAAGCGCGATGCCGTAAAGAGGCTTCTCGAGGAGAGCTTCGACGTCATCAACCTCGACAACGATGTCGTAAGGGTCTACTGCGAGCTATACGATGAGCTCAAGAAGCGGGGGTCACCTGTACCGGACGCCGACCTACTCATCGCTTCGACAGCGATCGCCCATAACCTCGTGCTGAAGTCTAAGGATAGGCACTTCAAGGAGCTGGTAAGCCACGGCTTGAAGCTGGAGCTTGTCGAATAATTTATGCGAGAAGCCCGCGCGGCTTCCGGGTGCTCTCAGCGGGCTTCAGTGACCATCTCACGAACCTCTTCTAGCGCAATCCTGTCCATATGGATACGGTCAGAGGCATTGGCAGCAGGCTTCTCGAGCAGAACAGCGCGCGGGAGTTAGGTTTATAAGTGGTTTATGACAGGGTAATTTGACAGGTGGCAAATATGGAAGCTCAGAAAATTGAGCTGGTTAAAAGCCTCTTGAGGAGGCTGCACGAGGGGGCGAACGTAGAGGAGTTGAAGAGGGAGTTCAGGCAAGTCTTATCAACGGTGCAGCCCTGGGAGATACCTCTTATCGAGCAGCAGCTAGTGAAGGAGGGGGTACCGATCTCCGAGATTCTGAAGCTCTGCGACCTACACGTGGACCTCTTCCGGGAGTACCTAGCCGGAAGGGAGCTGAGGGAGGTGCCGGAGGGTCACCCGCTGGACCTCCTCCTCAAGGAGAACGAGCTGCTGCTGAAGCTGTCGGAGCAATTGAGCGTTGTAGCCGGAGCCTTGCAGTCCGCGCGCGACGAGGAGTTGAAGCCTCTCTTCGAGCAGATGAAAGCCCTGCTACGCGGCCTGCGCGGGATTAGGACCCACTACAGGAAGGTTCAGATGCTCATCTTCCCCTACTTGGAAAGGAGGGGGATCGTAGCGATCCCCCGGGTTCTCTGGGGCCGCGAGGATGGGGTTATCGTGAAGCTAAGGGTTCTCCTCAAGAAGGTTGAGGGTGAGCTCTCGCCCAGTGAGGTAAGGATGGTGGCCGAGGAGGCTCTGAAGCTGGCTAGAGAAGTGTCGGAGCTCGTCTTCAGGGAGAACAAGATCCTCTACCCCGCTGTTTTCACCCTCTTCGGCGAGGGTGAGTGGGCCGCGATCGCTGAAGAGGCAGAGAAAATCGGCTACTTGGTGAAGCCCGAGAGAAAGTGGGAGCCGGGGGCGGAGCCCCTGCTCCCATACCAGGTGGACCCCCAGATCAGCGGTGAAGCCGTTGAGAGGCTGCCGCCCGAGTTCAGGGAGACGGCTCTCCTGAGGCTAGAGCCCGACGTGTACCAGCTGAAGCGCGAAGGAGACCTCGACCTACGTACGGGCTTCCTCACCCCAGGAGAGGTGAAGGGCATCTTCGAAGCGCTGCCCATTGAAGTCACCTTCGCTGACGCAAGCGATAGGGTTAGGTTCTACTGTGACGGCCGTCTCCCCTCAGTGTTCGTCAGGACGAGGACTATCCTCGGCAGGAGGCTGCTCTTCTGCCACCCACCGCGCCTCGAGAGGCTAGTGAACGAAACCGTGGAAGCGCTGAAGAGGGGTGAGGCCGACTACAGGGAGTTCTGGACGAGGATCGGCGATCGGGTAGTCAGAGTCTTCATCTCTGCTGTCCGGGACGAGGGGGGTAACTACCTCGGAGCGGTGGAAGTGGTTGAGGACTTCACTGAAGTGCTAAAGAATCCGGAGGAAGTGCTGAAGAAGGTGGTGGTGCTCTGATCCCGGTGCTCGAGCTGGGTGCGAGATACATCACTCCCTACATCATGAGGAGGCTCGTGGAGGCGCTCGTCAATGAGCACGGCCTTAGCAGGGTTAAGGCTGCAGCAGCCCTGGGCATCTCACCTTCGGCGGTGACGCGCTACCTGAAGGGGGAGAGGGGGTCGCAGATAGACTTGAGAGACCGCAGTGACGTTGAAGAGCTCATCTCACGCCTAGCTTCTCGAGCCGCCTCACACCCGCTGAGCGAGCTCGAGCTCCAACTGGAGGTGGCCAGGATCGCGCTGTACATCATGGGTAAGGGGTACGCTTGCCCCCTCCACTTCAGGCTTGAACCCTCACCGAGATCCACCGGCTGCAGGGTTTGCCTAAGCCTCTTCGGCCCCAGCACCCCCAACTCCTCTCCTTCAGCGGGTGAACACCAGCTCTAAGGCCGCCTCCGTGCGAGTCACCAGGATCAGAACGGCTGCCACGACCACCACAATACAGGCTCCGCCGAGCACTGGGGATATGAAGTGGAGCGGAGTTGCTAGGAGCAGCGAGTCCAGGAGCACTATCAGCTCGAACGACAGGAACCTAGTCACTCTGCTCGGGCTGGCTAAGCTGAGGAAATAAACCAGGTTCACGGTCCCCAGTAGACTTCAACGGCTATCCCCGCGAGGAAGATGAGCGCTACTATGGGCAGTATCTGCTCTGACGAGGGGGCGCTGGTGGTGAGGACGGCGAGCGGGGAGGTGCTCACCCTCGGCGGTGAGGGGCTGGAGGCGCTTAAGCTCCCTCCGGTTGAGAGGTGGTGCGATTTCCCGTGCGGGGTGCTCGAGAGGGCTGCTAGAGCAATGGAGGGGGAGTGGGGGTTCGCGGGACTCGAGCTGGAGGGCGACTTGCTGACGGTGAGCTTCAACGGCTTGAGGTGGAGGGCTGTGCTGGGAGGCTGCAGCTGCAGCTTCAAAGCGGAGGTGAACGTGCACACGCTGAGGAAGATCCACGAGGTCTTCAGAGCCGCGGGGCTGAAGCCGGTGAGCGTAGCGTTCAACACCCTGGGGCGCACGGTGCTGATGAGGCTGAGGGGCGGGTGGCTCACCCTCTACAAGCCTTCGCCACGGGGTGAAAGCATGGAGCGGCTGGCGTGCGGCGAAGGCAGGAAAGGGCTGAGGGCGAGGCTAGAGGAGTGGGTCGAGAAGCGCGGAGCCGAGCTCCAGGAGCTTTTCGGCGAGTACGGGTTCGGGGGTTGGCGCTCGGAGGCTGCTGCGCCGCGCAGTGAGGAACGCTGTCTTCTTCAGCCTGCCCCGCAGCCTGCTGAGCTAGTACAGCTCGCTGATCGAAGAGGTTAGGGAGGGCTTGAGGAAGCTGGAGACGAGGTTTGGGTTGAGCTGATGTTCTACGGCAGCATAGGCGCCGAAGAGGCTACCCTAGCGCTGGCGGCAAAGCGCCTCATTCCCCCCAGGGGAAGTGAAGGTCATCGCAGAGGGTGCTTCCACTTTTCAGGTGGGCAGCCTCCTCGATGAGACAATCAGGCGGGCACGGGAGGAGGCTATGCCGAGCTGAGAGCTCGCTAAATGATTTTCTCTCTTCTTATGCTCTAGTAGAGCGGTGTAGCGGCGCCTCCGCGCGGGGTGAAGGTTTAAAATCGCGGAAGTAATCTCTATAGGGAACTCGCACCCGACATGTTCATCCACCCGCATGCCTCATAGAAAAGACGGTCACAGGTATGGCGAAAAGGAATAATTTAAATGTTCAGCAGGACTGCCGATGCTGAAGACGAATCCCGAGCTTGAGATGTTTACCCGCAGGCTAGCGCCACCGCTCTTCGGAAGGGAGAGTAAACCTGAAGAGAGCAGGTTGATCGTGGTAGGAGCGCCTTTCGACTCCTCCGCAACCACAGTTCCAGGCCAGAGAGCTGCGCCGCGAAGGATACGCGAAATCTCCCTAGAGCTCGAAACCTTCGACTTTGAGCTAGAGATGGATGCCGAGGATGCCCCCTTCTACGATGCAGGCGACTTGCCCCTAGAGGTGGACTTCAGCTCATTCATGGGGATTCTCTACCGGGTAGCTTCGGAAGTCTTTTCGAAAGGTAAGATACTGGCTCTCATAGGAGGTGATCACCTGGTAACGCTCCCCTCAGTTAAAGCTGCGCTATCCACTCTCGGCACTACTCATCTGCTCGTCCTAGATGCCCACTTAGATCTGAGGGACGAGTACCCTCTCGGCACCAAGTATAGCCACGCCACCGTGATGCGAAGATTGCTCGAGGAGAATAGCGATCTGAGAATTACTTACTTCAAACCTAGAGCACTGTCTAAGGAAGAGTACTCCTTCCTAGCTTCCTGCAGTCGGGTGAGAGTGGTGAGAAGGGTCGAGGAGCTGCTCGAGGATTTCGAGAGCAGCCAGAGGATCTACCTCTCCATAGATATAGATGTCGTAGACCCTGCTTTCGCTCCAGGCGTAGGAGTTCCCGAACCGCTCGGCCTTTACCCCCAAGAGGTCGCCCAGGTACTCGACCGTTTTCTTGAAGCTCACGGCAGGCGAGTAATAGGATTTGACCTAGTTGAAGTGAACCCCGTTCTCGACGTCAGTAACGTGACATCCGCGCTAGCGGCAAAACTTTTGATGAAGATCATTGTCAGGATCTTTACGCTTAAGTAAAGAATCAGTAGAGTTCTATTTCAACGCCATAAGCACTCCCCTCCATGCTTACTATAACGTCGATGTTGTTAAGCCCCTCAGTTCTGCTCAAAGCTGAAACGAAGTCACCTATCTTGGTCAGCAGCTCGCTGGGAGACTCGCCGACACCACTAAAACTCACACGCACCTTCTTGTCTTCGATTTTCACATCGAGAGAGTCCGACCCCTTGAACAGTGCGCGCAATTTCTTCTCTATGTCGGCTTTCGTAATCACGTGCCCCTCGACCCCCCAGCTGAAAGCCGCGTTAAAAACCTATCCCTAAGCCAGTGCAGCCAGCCTACCATCTAACGCGATGAAAGCTGGAGCAGTAGGGAATTCCTTACGCTCAAGCCGACTTCAACTAGCGTGATAGATAGCATGGGGCCCGGGCCGGGATTCGAACCCGGGTTCACCAGGGCCACAGCCTGGCATGCTAGCCGCTACACCACCCGGGCCTCGACTGCCTTTGCCCACCTCCCCCTTCATAGGCTTTTCGCCTCCAGGGCCCGCCTTTCGGCCTCCTGGTAGCTGCGGTCAGCACAGCAGCTTTAAACCTTCACCCCGCCTCGGGGGTTAAACGGATCATCAGCTTAGACTTGAACAGCTCGTACGGCTTGGCGGCGTTGGTCATCGACTTCGACAACGGGGGGAGGGTGGCGAGGGTGGTCCCCCGCCGCTGGCAGCCTCCTAACACTACTCTTCACGAAAAAATTGTTGCAGCCCTTCAGAGCGCCGCCGAGAGAGGAGCTCCGAAGCTCCCTGAATCAGAGCCGCTAAGAGGGAAGGTGGAGAAGGTGCTTAAGCGGTTTGGAACACTGACAACGGAGAGGGCCTTTGCGCTCGCCGATCTGCATGAGTCGGTTTTCACGGGTCCCGCGGAAAGCGTATTAACTGTGGCATGTTAAAGTATTCTCGCGATGATGACTTGAACCCGTAAGGAGAGGTGACTTAGGCCGTCGCTTCTGAGCGCTTTAGGCTTTGGGCTCTACCAGTACTCGCTTAACGCGTCTGCGGGTGCGCCAGTAGTGGTACTCGAGAGCTATGATGATGAGGAGGAGCATTAGGCCCACGAAGCCTACAACGAGTAGGATAAAGTCCCAGACTCCGAGAACGATCTCCATATCCTAACCCAGTAACCTTTACTACAGGCCAGCTCGATATACCTAACTGTGGGTATTACGCGGGAGCGCTTCAGAGAGTTGATCCTGGTTAGGCTCGGCGAGATCACGCTGAAGGGGAGGACCAGGGAGAAGTTCGAAGCCATACTCATAAGAAATATGCGCAGCGCGCTGAAGTCGGGCGGCATCGAAGCTAGAGTTGAGAGAGGTTTCGGGAGAATCTTTGTTTACTCGGGGCGGGAGGCTGTACCCCTGCTCAGAAGGGTTTTCGGCATCTGGTCCCTATCGCCTGCCGTAGAGGTTGAGTACAGCACGCTGGAGGAGCTGCTGAGCATCAGCGAGGAGGTTTTTCGCGAAGCTGTTCGAGGGAAAACCTTCGCTGTTAGGGCGAGGAGGATTGGAGTAAGCGCTTTCACCTCTAGAGATATAGAGCGCGAGGTTGGATCCAGGCTCCTCCGCTACTCCGCGGGAGTAGACCTCGAGAAGCCTGAGGTGACGGCGTACATTGAGGTGAGAGGGAGGAGGGCTTACCTCTACACGGAGGTGGTGCGAGCTTACGGTGGTCTCCCGGTAGGCTCAGAAGGGCGTGTTCTTGCACTCATCTCGGGGGGTTTCGACTCCGCGGTAGCGGCTTGGTACATGCTTAAGAGAGGGGCTGAAGTGCACTACCTCTTCTGCAACATGGGAGGAGAGCTGGCAAAACTCTACACGGCTAGGGTTGCTAAGGTGATGGCAGACAACTGGAGCTACGGTTACTCCCCAAAACTCTACGTTGCGGATTTCCGACCCCTTTTAGCGGATCTCGCCAGGAAAGTTGACCACAGAGTGCTCGGCGTGGTTCTCAAGAGGTTTATGTATAGAGCAGCCGAGCTTATCGCCCGGGAGATAGGTGCTCACGCGATAGTGACGGGCGAGAGCCTAGGCCAGGTGTCATCCCAAACCTTAGTGAACCTCCACGCTATTGACAGGGCCGTAGCGATGCCGGTTCTCCGGCCTCTGATAGGGTTCGACAAAGAGGAAATCATAAGGTTGGCGCGAGAGATCGGGGTCTACGAGGAGGCGTCGCTAGTGAGAGAAATCTGCGGAGCCTACTCCTACCAACCTAGGACGGCATGCAGCCTAGAAGAGGTGCTAGTGGAAGAGAGCAAGGTGGGCTCGCGACACCTCGAGAGCATCTTAGGCTCTATGGAAGTGCTTAACCTTCGAGACCTCAGCTGGGACGACCTGGCGATTCCCAACGTGGATATCGACAGCTTGCCGAGAGGAAGCGTAGTGCTAGACGTGAGACCAACCGAAAAGTATTCTGCTTGGCACATACCTGGAAGCATTAACGTGGATGCTGAGCGCGTCGTCGAGCTTGCCCAGAGAATGGGCCGGGATAGGACGTACGTGGTGGTGTGCGACGAGGGAGGGCTTAGCCGCGAGATCGCCCACAATCTTAGGCTTCTAGGCTTCACCGCGTACAGCCTGAGAGGCGGGATAAGGAGAGCGAGGAGGCAGTACAGCAAACTACTCGGGGCTGGCGAGAGGAATGGCTCTTAGGGTGAGGGTTGTTGGGATAGTTCAGGGGGTGGGTTTCCGCCCCCACGTCTACAGGTTGGCGAAGTCTCTCGGATTGAAAGGTTACGTGAAAAACCTCGGCGGCGCTGAGGTAGAGATATGGATCGAGGGGGATGGTGCAGCTCTCGAAGACTTTATTCGCGCGCTCCGCGAGAAAACCCCGAAAGCTTCAGAAATAGAGGAGATGGTGATTTTTCCAGAGGAGCCGAGAGGGTACTCGGACTTTACTATCGAGAAAAGTGAGGCGGAGAAGTCTAGGCTTTCGATGATCCCACCCGATTTCGGAGTCTGTAGCGACTGTCTACGTGAAGTCCTGAACCCGAATTCCCGCTGGTACCGCTACCCCTTCCATAGCTGTGCTTGGTGTGGGCCGCGCTTCACGGTCGTTTACCGTCCGCCCTACGACAGAGGTAACACGTCGTGGAAGGACTTCCCCCTCTGTCCCGAGTGCCTGAAGGAGTATGTAGACCCATCTAACTTGAGGAGGTTTCACATACAGGGCATCTCGTGCCCTCGCTGCGGTCCAAGGCTTCGGCTAGTCGATGGAAGGGGTGAGGAAGTTGAGGGCGACCCTATATCCACTGCCGCGAAGCTTGTAGACGAGCAGTTCATAGTCGCTGTGAAGGGTGTCGGCGGTTTTCACCTGGCGGCGCTGGCGACGGAGGACGATGTGGTGGCAAAGCTTAGAGCTAGAAAGCGGAGGAAGCGGAAGCCCCTCGCGGTAATGGCGCTCGACATCAAGACCGCTGAGAAAATCGTCGAAGTGTCAGAGAGGGCTCGAGAGGTTCTTGAAAGTCCGGCTCGACCCATAGTCATCCTGCCAAGGAGGGAGGAGGGCTACGTCTCAAAGCTTGTGGCTCCCAACTTGAAAACCCTAGGGGTTATGCTCGCCTATACTCCTCTCCACTACCTTCTCCTTCTCGAAACGAGGGATAAGTTTCTCGTAATGACGAGCGGTAACGAGAGCGGTGAGCCTATAATCAGGGATAACAGTGAAGCGCTGAGCAGGCTTGGCCACGTTGCCGACTTCTTCCTGATCCACGATAGAGAGATCGTGAATAGGGTGGACGATAGCGTGGTTCGCTTCACCGACGGCGACCTAACCATCATACGCCGGGCGAGAGGTTACGCGCCGAGATGGCTGAACCTCCCGAGAGAGGTGAAGAGAAGCGGGATAGCCACCGGAGCCATGCTGATGAACACAGCAGCGGTAGCCGCTGAAACTTACATCATTCCCACACAGCACATCGGAGACGTAGAAAACCTTGAGACGCTGGACTTTATGCGAGAAGCGCTCGAGTTCCTAGTGGACGCCTACAAGCTAAACTTGAAAGAAGCGCTGGTAGCCTCCGACAAGCACCCAGGCTACCCGACCAGAGCCTTCGCCCTCGAATTAGCGGAGAAGTGGTGCGCTGATTACCTTGAGGTTCAGCACCATGTTGCTCACATAGCAGCGGGAATGCTGGAGCACAAGCTTGAGGAGAGCGTGGGCATCGCTATCGATGGAGTAGGTTATGGCGACGACGGCCAAGTTTGGGGAGGCGAAGTGATACATCTTTCAAGCGGCTCTGGCTACTGCCGCGTAGGCCACCTCGAGTACTTTCCCCTGCCTGGCGGCGACCGAGCGGCAGAGTACCCTGCGAGGATCCTCCTCGGTGTGCTTGTGGAAACCCTGGGCCCCGAAGAGGGGTTCAGGAGCTTCGTGGAGAAAGGTTACCACACCTTCCTCCCCGGAGGGTTCAGCGAAGCTATGGCTGCACTCTCTCAAACGAGCAAAGCCCCTCTTGCCTCAAGCACGGGGCGCTTCCTAGACGCTGTAGCGGCTGCACTCGGGGTTGCGCACGAGAGAAGCTACGAAGGGGAGCCTGCGATCACGCTGGAGGAGTTTAGCTGGGGAGGAGAGCTTGTGCCGCTCCCCATAGAAGTAGAGGGGGGAGTTGTGCTCGTGAAGGAGTTTCTTGCGGAGCTAGCTTCAGGCGCCTACGCTTCGTTCCACCCCAAAGACGTAGCTAGGAGCGCTCAGCAGCTACTGGGGAGGGCTCTCGCCACGGTAGCCCGCGAGGAGGGGGCCAGGAGAGTGGTGGTGAGCGGGGGCGCCGCCCTCAACAGCTATATCGTTAAGGGCATTAGGGAAGTTCTCGGAAGGGATGCCGTCCTCCTTCCGCGTAAGCTCCCTCCAGGTGATGGGGGTTTGTCAGCTGGCCAGCTGTACTACGCTTTTCTGGAGAAGCTGCTGTAGCCGCGCGCTCTTTTCACAGCACCTCTGAAGGCCAAAGCTAGAACTTTAAGCTTCCACGCGTACAGTTGCCGATGACCGTCTACGCGCTCGAAAGCTCAGGTGGCTTAGCCGCTAGGCTGGCTGCGGGTACTGGCGACAGGCTCGTCTTTGTCGAAAAGAAGGAGTTTCCCGACGGCGAGACATACGTTAGAATACCTGAGAAGCCCGAGGGTGTTGCCGTGCTCGTAGGATCCCTGTACCCACCTCAGGACAAGAGGCTCGTGGAACTCCTACTCGCTACGGAGGCTCTTTCGGCGGTAAGCCCAGACAGAGTCGTCCTGGTCGTACCCTACCTGGCTTACGCAAGGCAGGATAGGAGATTCCTGGAAGGTGAGCCCATCAGCGTGAAAGTTGTCTTGAAGAGCCTTGAAGCCGCTGGCGCCTCCGGCCTCATAGTTGTCGACGTCCACAAGCCATCATCACTTGAGGAGTACCTGAGCATCCCTCACAGGAACGTTGTACCCAGCAGGGAAATTGCAGAGTACTTCTCGGGCAAGCTCTCCAACCCTCTCGTCCTAGCTCCCGACGCTGGAGCTCTCGAGAGGGCGCGTGCCGTGGCAGAGCACCTGGGAGCCGAGTACGACTACATCGTGAAGGAGCGCGACAGGGTTAGCGGTGAGGTGAAAGTTCGGCCGAGAAGCTTTGACGTGAGGGGCAGGGATGTCTTAATCGTCGACGATATAGTGAGCACTGGAGGGACAATGGCGCTTGCTGCGCGCGAAGCTCTAAAGCAGGGTGCTGCAGGAGTTTTCGCCGCTTGCTCTCACGCTGTCATGGTTCGGGGTGCACTCGACCTTATGCTCAGCTCGGGAATAAAAGAAGTTGTAGCAACGGACACTGTCCCATCACAGGTCTCCAAGATCACTGTCGCCCCTTCCCTGGTAGAAGGACTCCGGTCCCTCCTCGACGAGATGTTATAGGCACAGTCCTCTCGTCTCAGGAAAGCTTATTTCTGAGTAGACACTACGACTTTCCCGTGGCGATAGACCAGGTTCAGTTTCTCGAGGAGCTTGTTCGAATACCTTCCGTCTCCGCTTTTGGCGAAAGAGGGGTTGTCAGGCAGAACTACCGGAAAGCAGCAGACACCGTCGCCAGATACGCGGCTGAAGCGGGGCTCGAAGTGAAGGTAGAGGACCTTCTCGGAGGCGAAATCCCCACGGTACTGGTCAGCCTGCCGGAGAAAGCCTCAGGAAAGCCTTCGGTGGCGTTCGTCACGCATTACGACGTCGTTCCAGCTCGAGCCCCTTGGCTCGTGGAGGGACGTGAGGTCGACCCCTTCGAACCTCTCGTGATCGGCGGCAAGGTTTACGGCAGGGGGGCTGCCGACGACAAGTCGGCTATCGTTGCCACCATCTGCGGGCTTGCAGATATAGGCAGCGCGCGCGAGTTGCGGTACAACCCGGTAGTAGTCGTCACCGGTGATGAGGAAGTTGGCGGAACGGGTGTGCGCGCGCTTCTCGACAAAGGGTACAGGTGGGACAGGGTGATCATCGTCGACTCCGGTTCCGAGTACGTGAGCATCGGAGCTAGCGGTGTGATAGCGGGCTGGATCAAGGTTACCGGGCGCTCCGGCCACGCAGGCTACCCACATCAGGCTCGAAACGCTGCAGAAGAGCTTTTCGAGCTCCTCAGCGAGCTCAAGAGCTTTAAAGTGAAGCGGGCGAGCAAGCTTTCGAGGCTGCCGGCTCCGCCTGGGAGCCCTGTGAGCAGGGTTTGGGGGAGGTTTTCTCTCACGATACTGAAGCTTCCTCCCTCAGAGCCTGAGAAGCACAACAGAATCCCCGGAGAGGCGTGGGCTGGCTTCGACATGAGGCTCCTCCCTGAGGAGAGTGTAGAGGAAGGTTTACGCGAGCTTTTCGAGGCCTTCTCCTCGGCGATCGCCACTTCGAGAGTTCAAGCAGTGC
This region of Thermofilum sp. genomic DNA includes:
- the prs gene encoding ribose-phosphate diphosphokinase, whose protein sequence is MTVYALESSGGLAARLAAGTGDRLVFVEKKEFPDGETYVRIPEKPEGVAVLVGSLYPPQDKRLVELLLATEALSAVSPDRVVLVVPYLAYARQDRRFLEGEPISVKVVLKSLEAAGASGLIVVDVHKPSSLEEYLSIPHRNVVPSREIAEYFSGKLSNPLVLAPDAGALERARAVAEHLGAEYDYIVKERDRVSGEVKVRPRSFDVRGRDVLIVDDIVSTGGTMALAAREALKQGAAGVFAACSHAVMVRGALDLMLSSGIKEVVATDTVPSQVSKITVAPSLVEGLRSLLDEML
- a CDS encoding M20/M25/M40 family metallo-hydrolase, coding for MAIDQVQFLEELVRIPSVSAFGERGVVRQNYRKAADTVARYAAEAGLEVKVEDLLGGEIPTVLVSLPEKASGKPSVAFVTHYDVVPARAPWLVEGREVDPFEPLVIGGKVYGRGAADDKSAIVATICGLADIGSARELRYNPVVVVTGDEEVGGTGVRALLDKGYRWDRVIIVDSGSEYVSIGASGVIAGWIKVTGRSGHAGYPHQARNAAEELFELLSELKSFKVKRASKLSRLPAPPGSPVSRVWGRFSLTILKLPPSEPEKHNRIPGEAWAGFDMRLLPEESVEEGLRELFEAFSSAIATSRVQAVLEVVAAQRGWYAKNEEFVSEVLAAARQAYRDAGLEGDVGLAGELGGNDGTYFDAKGMDVVAFGTIRSGTNIHSEGEFVYVKDIEMYRYFMRRLLSG